Proteins co-encoded in one Ruegeria sp. YS9 genomic window:
- a CDS encoding Do family serine endopeptidase, producing the protein MSTRRAQVQAKARSVSVRWDEVSIWMRLMWLAFAGSLLLLAQSAVAQARGESLAPLAEKVSPAVVNITTSTLIEGRTGPQGIVPEGSPFEDFFREFQDRNGGENDNAPRRSNALGSGFVISEDGFIVTNNHVIAEADEILVEFFPGDGQPKKELVAKVIGTDEKTDIALLKVEASGPLKYVKFGNSDVARVGDWVIAMGNPLGQGFSVSAGIVSARNRALSGTYDDYIQTDAAINRGNSGGPLFNMDGEVIGVNTAILSPNGGSIGIGFSMASNVVVKVVDQLRKYGETRRGWLGVRIQDVTEDMAEAMGLEKPGGALISDVPDGPAKEAGLKAGDVILSFDGVEVEDTRGLVRQVGEAEVGKSVRVIVHRDGGTQTVLVTLGRREDAERSDSGEEEPQEAPIEENADILGLTISPLTDTLRADLGLDSDADGLVITDVDEASEAYAKGMRAGDLITEAGQQKVETIGDLEARMEESREAGRKSLLLLVRRGGDPRFVALSLEN; encoded by the coding sequence ATGTCGACAAGGAGAGCTCAAGTGCAGGCGAAAGCGCGCAGTGTATCCGTCCGGTGGGACGAAGTGAGTATTTGGATGCGGCTGATGTGGCTGGCTTTTGCCGGTTCACTGCTTTTGCTGGCGCAATCGGCGGTGGCACAGGCGAGGGGCGAAAGCCTGGCACCACTGGCCGAGAAAGTCAGCCCGGCGGTTGTGAACATCACCACCAGCACCCTGATCGAGGGCCGGACCGGCCCGCAGGGCATCGTGCCCGAAGGCTCTCCGTTTGAAGACTTCTTTCGCGAGTTCCAGGACCGAAACGGCGGAGAAAACGACAACGCGCCGCGTCGCAGCAATGCGTTGGGGTCGGGGTTCGTGATCTCGGAAGACGGCTTTATCGTCACGAACAACCATGTGATTGCCGAAGCTGATGAGATCCTTGTGGAATTCTTTCCCGGCGATGGTCAGCCCAAGAAAGAACTGGTGGCCAAAGTCATCGGAACTGATGAGAAGACCGATATCGCTCTGCTCAAGGTCGAGGCTTCGGGTCCGCTGAAATATGTGAAGTTCGGCAACAGCGATGTGGCACGTGTCGGGGACTGGGTCATCGCCATGGGCAACCCGCTTGGGCAAGGCTTTTCGGTATCGGCAGGGATCGTTTCAGCCCGCAACCGAGCGCTGAGCGGAACCTATGACGACTACATTCAGACGGATGCGGCGATCAACCGGGGCAACTCGGGCGGGCCACTGTTCAACATGGACGGCGAAGTAATCGGTGTGAACACCGCAATCCTGTCGCCCAACGGCGGTTCGATCGGCATCGGTTTCTCGATGGCATCGAATGTCGTCGTGAAGGTCGTGGATCAACTGCGCAAATATGGCGAGACCCGTCGCGGCTGGCTGGGCGTCCGCATTCAGGACGTAACCGAAGACATGGCAGAAGCCATGGGCCTGGAAAAGCCGGGCGGGGCGCTGATCAGCGATGTACCGGACGGCCCCGCCAAGGAAGCTGGGTTGAAGGCGGGTGACGTGATCCTCAGCTTTGACGGCGTCGAGGTGGAAGACACCCGTGGCCTGGTGCGTCAGGTCGGCGAAGCAGAGGTCGGCAAATCCGTCAGAGTGATCGTGCACCGCGACGGCGGAACGCAGACCGTACTTGTGACACTGGGGCGTCGGGAAGATGCGGAACGCTCCGACAGTGGCGAGGAGGAACCGCAGGAAGCTCCGATTGAAGAGAACGCGGATATTCTGGGCCTCACGATTTCCCCCCTGACTGATACCCTGCGTGCAGATCTGGGGCTGGATTCTGATGCAGACGGTCTTGTGATTACGGATGTCGATGAAGCATCTGAGGCCTATGCCAAGGGAATGCGGGCAGGTGATCTGATCACCGAAGCAGGCCAGCAAAAGGTGGAAACCATCGGAGATCTTGAAGCCCGCATGGAAGAATCGCGCGAAGCTGGTCGCAAATCTTTGCTGCTGTTGGTGCGCAGGGGCGGCGATCCGCGTTTTGTGGCGCTGAGCCTCGAGAACTGA
- the hflK gene encoding FtsH protease activity modulator HflK, producing MAGNSGGPWGGGGSSGGGGNRGNNGDGRKPPEGEGPQIPEIDELMKKGQEQLRVLMGGRGGGGRGGSGGQGGGGPAFTKGTVAIGLVAAAVLWGLASFYTVKPEEQSVELFLGEFSAVGNPGLNFAPWPFVTAEVIPVTREQTEDMGGARGSDDGLMLTGDENVVDIDYQVVWNISDPAKFLFNLRDPRQTIRAVSESAMREIIAQSELAPILNRDRGIIADRLQELIQATMDSYDSGINIVRVNFDKADPPQDVIAAFRDVQAAAQERDRLQNVADAYANRVLAEARGEAAQVLEEAEAYRAQQINSAMGEASRFSAVLEEYSKAPEVTRKRLYLERMEQVLGDVDKIILDENSTGSGQGVVPYLPLNELRRNSGQESN from the coding sequence ATGGCGGGCAACAGCGGCGGCCCCTGGGGGGGCGGAGGCTCATCCGGAGGCGGAGGAAATCGGGGTAACAACGGGGATGGGCGCAAGCCCCCCGAAGGCGAAGGCCCGCAGATTCCCGAAATCGACGAGCTGATGAAAAAAGGCCAGGAGCAGCTGCGCGTCCTGATGGGCGGTCGCGGCGGCGGTGGCCGTGGTGGCAGCGGTGGTCAGGGCGGTGGAGGCCCGGCCTTTACCAAAGGTACTGTTGCGATCGGCCTGGTGGCGGCTGCCGTTTTGTGGGGGCTGGCCAGCTTTTACACTGTAAAACCGGAAGAACAGTCAGTTGAGCTGTTTCTGGGTGAGTTCTCGGCCGTTGGCAATCCGGGTCTGAACTTTGCGCCATGGCCGTTTGTCACTGCCGAGGTGATTCCGGTCACTCGCGAACAGACCGAAGATATGGGCGGAGCCCGCGGCAGCGACGATGGACTCATGCTGACCGGCGACGAAAACGTGGTCGATATCGACTATCAGGTCGTCTGGAACATCAGCGATCCGGCCAAGTTCCTGTTCAATCTGCGTGATCCACGCCAGACCATCCGCGCCGTGTCGGAATCGGCGATGCGCGAGATTATCGCGCAGAGCGAGCTGGCACCGATCCTGAACAGGGATCGTGGCATCATCGCGGATCGTCTACAGGAACTGATTCAGGCGACCATGGACAGCTATGATTCGGGGATTAACATTGTTCGCGTCAACTTCGACAAAGCCGACCCGCCGCAGGACGTGATCGCCGCCTTCCGCGACGTTCAGGCCGCCGCGCAGGAGCGTGACCGGCTGCAAAACGTCGCCGACGCCTACGCCAACCGGGTTCTGGCTGAGGCGCGCGGTGAAGCGGCACAGGTTCTGGAAGAAGCCGAAGCCTACCGCGCACAGCAGATCAACAGCGCCATGGGTGAAGCCAGCCGTTTCAGTGCGGTTTTGGAAGAATACTCCAAAGCGCCCGAGGTGACCCGCAAGCGTCTGTATCTGGAACGGATGGAGCAGGTTCTGGGTGACGTCGACAAGATCATTCTGGACGAAAACTCGACCGGATCGGGGCAGGGCGTTGTACCTTACCTGCCGCTGAACGAACTGCGCCGCAATTCCGGACAGGAGAGCAACTGA
- the gor gene encoding glutathione-disulfide reductase: protein MSFDYDLFVIGGGSGGVRAARVAAGETGAKVALAEEDRYGGTCVIRGCVPKKLMVFASEYSGMVEDAQAYGWAVQPGAFDWDTFHGKLVAELDRLEGIYRSILKNNGVESFDQRARLVDAHTVELTDGTRKTAKHILIATGGRPVVPDFPGSDLAITSNEIFHLDKLPQSILIVGGGYIASEFAGIMNGLGVKTTQFYRGAQILRGFDEEARGLICEEMRQNGIDVRLGTNVLEMARDGDQIRVKATDGTEDRFDVVMYATGRAPNADNLGLEDLGVERGRKGEIVVDEYSQTAVPSIYAIGDVTDRVNLTPVAIREGMAFVETVFKGNPTPVDHDLIPTAIFTQPEFGTVGLSEEEASAQEPIEVYATSFKPMQKAFAGGTQRVLMKLIVSQATRKVLGCHIVAPGAGEMIQLAGIAVKMGATKEDFDRTVAVHPVMAEELVTMRQPVRTA from the coding sequence ATGAGCTTTGACTATGATCTTTTCGTCATCGGCGGAGGCTCGGGCGGGGTCCGGGCGGCACGTGTGGCGGCGGGTGAAACCGGTGCAAAGGTCGCGCTGGCTGAAGAAGACCGCTATGGCGGCACCTGTGTGATCCGGGGTTGCGTGCCAAAGAAACTGATGGTCTTTGCCAGCGAATACTCGGGCATGGTCGAAGACGCACAAGCCTATGGTTGGGCCGTTCAGCCCGGCGCGTTTGACTGGGACACGTTTCACGGCAAACTGGTTGCCGAACTGGACCGGCTGGAAGGAATTTATCGCAGCATCCTGAAAAACAACGGTGTCGAAAGCTTTGATCAACGCGCGCGCCTGGTGGATGCGCATACGGTCGAACTGACCGACGGCACCCGGAAAACCGCCAAACACATCCTGATTGCAACGGGCGGCCGCCCGGTTGTACCGGATTTCCCGGGATCGGATCTTGCGATCACGTCGAACGAGATTTTCCATCTGGACAAGCTGCCCCAGAGCATTCTGATCGTCGGCGGTGGCTATATCGCCAGCGAATTCGCCGGGATCATGAACGGTCTGGGCGTCAAGACCACGCAATTCTACCGCGGTGCGCAGATCCTGCGTGGCTTTGATGAAGAAGCGCGTGGGCTGATCTGCGAAGAGATGCGCCAGAACGGCATAGACGTGCGTCTGGGCACCAATGTTCTGGAAATGGCCAGAGACGGCGACCAGATCCGCGTCAAGGCAACCGACGGCACCGAGGATCGTTTTGACGTGGTCATGTACGCCACGGGCCGCGCGCCGAATGCCGACAATCTCGGGCTGGAAGATCTGGGCGTCGAACGTGGTCGCAAGGGTGAGATCGTCGTGGATGAATACAGCCAGACCGCTGTTCCGTCGATCTATGCCATCGGCGATGTGACCGACCGGGTCAACCTGACGCCCGTGGCCATCCGCGAGGGTATGGCTTTTGTGGAAACCGTTTTCAAAGGCAACCCGACACCGGTGGATCACGACCTGATCCCGACCGCGATCTTCACGCAACCTGAATTCGGCACAGTTGGCCTGAGCGAGGAAGAAGCCTCGGCCCAGGAACCGATCGAGGTCTATGCCACGTCGTTCAAGCCGATGCAGAAGGCGTTTGCCGGTGGCACGCAGCGGGTTTTGATGAAACTGATCGTCTCTCAGGCCACGCGTAAGGTTCTAGGGTGTCATATCGTGGCCCCGGGGGCCGGTGAGATGATCCAGCTGGCTGGTATCGCCGTAAAGATGGGCGCGACGAAAGAAGATTTTGACCGCACGGTTGCAGTTCATCCGGTGATGGCCGAAGAACTGGTGACAATGCGGCAACCTGTACGCACCGCTTGA
- the rpiA gene encoding ribose-5-phosphate isomerase RpiA — MTGELSPIDTAKYVAACRAAQMVEDGMRVGLGTGSTAAWLVRRLGERVQDEGLRIKGVPTSTRTAQLAREVGIEVISLDQAGWLDMTIDGADEFDADLNLIKGGGGAHLQEKIVATASDQMIVIADAGKEVETLGAFPLPVEVVPFGWQTTRTLIEEALDAMDVLGTSSALRMNGAAPFVTDEGNHILDLHLQRIGNPRQMALILNQVPGVVENGLFIDICDKVVIGHGDGRVELRDINAGTLELDQLLSGTRENLFSDQTD; from the coding sequence ATGACCGGAGAACTGTCGCCCATCGACACCGCAAAATACGTGGCCGCATGTCGTGCCGCCCAAATGGTCGAGGACGGCATGCGCGTGGGTCTTGGAACGGGATCCACTGCGGCCTGGCTGGTCCGTCGTTTGGGCGAACGGGTGCAGGACGAAGGTCTGCGGATCAAGGGCGTTCCCACATCCACCCGCACCGCGCAGCTGGCACGCGAAGTCGGGATCGAAGTCATTTCTCTGGATCAGGCCGGGTGGCTGGACATGACCATCGACGGCGCGGATGAATTCGATGCTGACCTGAACCTGATCAAGGGCGGCGGCGGCGCGCATTTGCAGGAAAAGATCGTTGCCACGGCCAGTGATCAGATGATCGTCATCGCCGATGCCGGGAAAGAGGTGGAAACGCTGGGTGCTTTCCCCTTGCCGGTCGAGGTTGTTCCATTTGGCTGGCAAACCACGCGGACACTGATCGAAGAAGCGCTGGACGCGATGGATGTACTTGGGACCTCGTCGGCGCTGCGTATGAATGGCGCGGCCCCGTTTGTGACGGATGAGGGCAACCACATTCTGGACCTGCATCTGCAACGCATCGGCAATCCCCGTCAGATGGCCTTGATCCTCAATCAGGTTCCCGGCGTGGTGGAAAACGGCCTGTTCATCGATATCTGTGACAAGGTCGTCATCGGCCATGGCGACGGGCGGGTCGAGCTGCGGGATATCAACGCGGGCACCCTTGAACTGGATCAACTGTTAAGTGGAACCCGGGAAAACCTGTTTTCCGACCAAACGGACTGA
- a CDS encoding DUF2065 domain-containing protein produces MGMILLAFGLVLIVEGLAYALAPSLVERMLEALRDMPEQARRLVGLLCVISGLLLLWGAQHLGF; encoded by the coding sequence ATGGGTATGATCCTTCTGGCCTTCGGGCTGGTGCTGATTGTCGAGGGGCTGGCCTATGCGCTGGCCCCTTCGCTTGTCGAACGGATGCTTGAAGCCCTGCGGGACATGCCAGAGCAAGCCCGGCGTCTGGTCGGATTGCTGTGTGTGATCAGCGGGCTGCTCCTGCTTTGGGGCGCGCAACACCTGGGATTTTGA
- a CDS encoding thiamine diphosphokinase, with protein sequence MANLRKNEPIVRSADPIGLFGGGYVGFEDLNLVLNRVTSVVAADGGAAVLAESGRIPDAVIGDFDSLDTASKAKIPSERLFAIREQDSTDFDKTLRNVQAPLILGAGFLGGRLDHQLAVLNVLVRRQEQACILLGAHEVVFHAPRQIRLPVAPGDVVSLFPMRPVTGRSTGLEWPIDGLRLQPDGQVGTSNRALSDVELQMDGPGLLVMVPRAALDPLMQVFLSGQIERWPVREE encoded by the coding sequence ATGGCCAATCTTAGGAAAAATGAACCAATTGTACGCTCTGCTGATCCAATCGGGTTGTTTGGGGGCGGTTATGTTGGTTTCGAGGACCTGAATTTGGTGCTGAACCGCGTCACTTCAGTCGTTGCAGCGGATGGTGGGGCGGCGGTTCTGGCAGAATCAGGCCGGATTCCGGACGCGGTCATCGGGGACTTCGATTCGCTGGACACCGCGTCGAAAGCCAAAATCCCGTCTGAACGGCTTTTTGCCATTCGCGAGCAGGACAGCACCGATTTCGACAAGACCTTGCGCAATGTGCAGGCTCCACTGATTTTGGGGGCCGGTTTTCTGGGCGGGCGGCTTGATCATCAGCTTGCCGTTCTGAACGTGCTGGTCAGACGTCAGGAACAGGCCTGCATTCTGCTGGGTGCGCATGAGGTGGTTTTTCACGCGCCTCGCCAAATCCGGCTGCCGGTTGCGCCCGGAGATGTGGTTTCCCTGTTTCCAATGCGCCCTGTGACGGGGCGCAGCACCGGGCTGGAATGGCCCATCGACGGCCTGCGGTTGCAACCGGACGGGCAGGTCGGAACCTCCAATCGCGCACTGTCGGATGTTGAATTGCAGATGGATGGGCCCGGCCTGTTGGTGATGGTTCCCCGCGCCGCACTCGATCCGCTTATGCAGGTGTTTCTGTCGGGGCAGATCGAGCGGTGGCCCGTTCGCGAAGAATAA
- a CDS encoding glutathione S-transferase family protein: MLTRYRLHYAPDNASLVIRLVLEEMGAPYETVLVDRRRNEQDSAVYRALNPNGLIPVLETPQGPIFETAAILLWLSECHGQLAPATEAPERAEFLKWLFFASNTLHADLRILFYAEKYIAPPQADTLRAGIRPRLKQHLQLLDALAKRAPAWFRAECPSVLTYYVACMMRWMALYPAKADRSWYQLTDTPALQTILAQLETRPATVAAIAAEGLGPAPYTSPIYANPLEGSAT, from the coding sequence ATGTTGACCCGTTACCGCCTGCACTACGCCCCTGACAACGCCTCGCTGGTGATCCGGCTGGTGTTGGAGGAAATGGGTGCGCCCTATGAAACCGTGCTGGTCGATCGCCGTCGCAACGAACAGGACAGCGCGGTGTACAGGGCATTGAACCCCAACGGGCTGATCCCGGTGCTTGAAACTCCGCAAGGGCCGATCTTTGAAACGGCGGCAATCCTGTTGTGGCTGTCCGAGTGCCACGGGCAACTGGCCCCGGCGACAGAGGCCCCCGAACGCGCCGAGTTTTTGAAATGGCTGTTCTTTGCGTCCAACACGCTGCACGCCGATCTGCGCATTCTGTTCTATGCCGAGAAATACATCGCCCCGCCACAGGCCGATACCCTGCGTGCAGGTATCCGCCCTCGTTTGAAGCAACACCTGCAACTGCTGGACGCGCTGGCAAAACGCGCGCCAGCCTGGTTCCGCGCGGAATGCCCGTCGGTTCTGACCTATTACGTCGCATGCATGATGCGCTGGATGGCCTTGTACCCGGCCAAGGCAGATCGCAGTTGGTATCAACTGACTGACACCCCGGCCTTGCAAACCATCCTGGCACAGCTTGAGACACGCCCCGCCACCGTCGCAGCCATCGCGGCCGAGGGTCTGGGCCCCGCACCCTACACCTCTCCTATTTACGCCAACCCCTTAGAAGGCTCAGCTACCTGA
- a CDS encoding L-serine ammonia-lyase, whose protein sequence is MFLSVFDMFKVGIGPSSSHTMGPMVAAARFLDMMRASPFEFAGLKGSLHGSLAFTGVGHATDRATILGLAGFVPDTYDNNKAEAALADIAKTHTVSPDGLPTLQFDPKADLVFDYDTNLPGHANGMILMATDAQGDVILRQVFYSIGGGFVLTEEELAQGKDTNDGPPVPFPFHTAAEMLEMAKSSGKTIAEMKRANEIARGCADSFAKGCTRLWDVMNACIERGLTTDGILPGGLKVRRRAKGIYDALMAERGMNLTAPHTINDWMSVYAMAVNEENAAGGQVVTAPTNGAAGVLPAVLRYYLDHVPGASESHIEDFLLTAAAIGGLVKYNASISGAEAGCQAEVGSASAMAAAGLCAVMGGTPEQVENAAEIALEHHLGMTCDPVAGLVQVPCIERNGLGAIKAVSAASLSLRGDGEHFVPLDAVIETMRQTGHDMHEKYKETSLGGLAVNVPNC, encoded by the coding sequence ATGTTCCTCTCTGTCTTCGATATGTTCAAAGTGGGCATCGGCCCGTCCTCCTCGCACACCATGGGCCCCATGGTGGCGGCGGCGCGCTTTCTGGATATGATGCGTGCTTCACCCTTTGAATTTGCGGGTCTGAAGGGCTCGTTGCATGGCTCGCTCGCCTTTACCGGCGTCGGCCATGCGACCGACCGGGCGACCATTCTGGGTTTGGCCGGTTTTGTTCCGGACACCTACGACAACAACAAGGCCGAGGCCGCATTGGCGGACATCGCCAAGACACACACGGTTTCCCCCGACGGCCTGCCGACGCTTCAGTTCGATCCAAAAGCAGACCTGGTTTTCGACTATGACACCAACCTGCCGGGACACGCTAACGGGATGATCCTGATGGCCACGGACGCGCAGGGGGACGTGATCCTGCGCCAGGTGTTCTATTCCATCGGTGGCGGCTTTGTCCTGACCGAAGAAGAGCTGGCCCAAGGCAAGGACACCAACGACGGGCCGCCCGTGCCCTTCCCGTTCCACACCGCGGCCGAGATGCTGGAGATGGCCAAATCCAGCGGCAAAACCATTGCCGAGATGAAGCGCGCCAATGAGATCGCGCGCGGCTGCGCCGACAGTTTCGCCAAGGGCTGCACCCGCCTGTGGGACGTCATGAATGCCTGTATCGAACGCGGTCTGACCACCGACGGCATTCTGCCCGGCGGGCTGAAAGTGCGACGCAGGGCGAAGGGTATCTATGACGCGCTGATGGCCGAACGCGGCATGAACCTGACCGCGCCGCACACGATCAACGACTGGATGAGTGTCTACGCCATGGCGGTCAACGAAGAAAACGCCGCCGGTGGGCAAGTCGTCACGGCACCGACCAACGGGGCGGCGGGCGTTCTTCCCGCGGTACTGCGCTATTACCTGGACCACGTTCCCGGTGCTTCGGAGAGCCATATCGAAGACTTCCTTCTGACTGCGGCCGCGATTGGCGGGCTGGTCAAATACAATGCGTCCATCTCGGGGGCCGAAGCGGGGTGTCAGGCCGAGGTCGGCAGCGCATCAGCCATGGCCGCGGCGGGGCTCTGCGCCGTGATGGGCGGCACGCCCGAACAGGTTGAAAACGCGGCCGAGATCGCGTTGGAGCATCATCTGGGCATGACCTGCGATCCCGTTGCCGGTCTGGTTCAGGTGCCCTGCATCGAGCGTAACGGGCTGGGGGCCATCAAGGCTGTGTCCGCTGCGTCTTTGTCCCTTCGCGGGGATGGAGAGCATTTCGTGCCGCTGGATGCGGTGATCGAGACGATGCGTCAGACCGGCCATGACATGCACGAAAAATACAAGGAAACCTCGCTTGGTGGATTGGCCGTGAACGTGCCAAACTGCTGA
- the hflC gene encoding protease modulator HflC gives MRKTTFILPIVFIAIVGVLSSIFIVDERERALVLQFGRVVAVKEEPGLAFKIPLIQEVVRYDDRILSIDVQPLEVTPLDDRRLVVDAFARYRISDLNQFRQAVGVGGIPVAEDRLDRILRAETREVLGSVSSRDILSSDRAALMLRIRNSAIAEARALGVNVIDVRLKATDLPQANLEATFDRMKAEREREATDERARGNEAAQRVRAQADRTVVELVSDARREAEIIRGEADAERNAIFAEAYGADPEFFEFYRSLTAYEKALQGGNSSLILSPDSEFFNYLSSPTGRSAPAAAPSE, from the coding sequence ATGCGTAAAACGACCTTTATTCTACCGATCGTTTTCATCGCGATTGTTGGTGTTCTGTCCTCGATCTTTATCGTGGATGAACGTGAGCGCGCGTTGGTTCTGCAATTTGGCCGCGTTGTTGCGGTCAAGGAAGAGCCGGGTCTGGCGTTCAAGATCCCGCTGATTCAAGAAGTTGTCCGCTATGACGACCGGATCCTGTCCATCGACGTTCAACCGTTGGAGGTTACGCCTCTGGATGATCGTCGTCTCGTGGTGGACGCTTTTGCACGTTACCGGATTTCGGACCTGAACCAGTTCCGTCAGGCCGTTGGTGTCGGTGGTATTCCGGTCGCCGAAGACCGTCTGGATCGTATCCTGCGCGCCGAAACCCGCGAAGTACTGGGTTCGGTGTCGTCACGTGACATCCTCAGTTCGGACCGTGCCGCGCTGATGCTGCGCATCCGCAACAGCGCGATTGCCGAGGCACGTGCGCTGGGCGTCAACGTGATCGACGTACGCCTGAAAGCGACCGACTTGCCGCAAGCCAACCTCGAGGCAACCTTCGACCGGATGAAGGCCGAACGCGAACGTGAGGCGACCGACGAACGCGCCCGCGGCAACGAAGCTGCGCAGCGTGTACGCGCGCAAGCTGATCGTACCGTGGTCGAGTTGGTTTCGGATGCGCGCCGCGAGGCCGAGATCATCCGTGGTGAAGCTGACGCCGAACGAAACGCGATCTTTGCTGAAGCCTACGGTGCAGACCCGGAGTTCTTCGAGTTCTATCGCTCGCTGACCGCGTATGAAAAAGCGTTACAGGGCGGCAATAGCTCATTGATCCTGAGCCCGGATTCCGAGTTCTTCAACTATCTCAGTTCACCAACGGGACGGTCGGCCCCGGCTGCCGCGCCGTCTGAATAA
- a CDS encoding DMT family transporter, translating into MTQDRPVFGIFLMLGFCVLAPLGDAMAKLLGETTPLGLLVTVRFAVQALILIPLVVMTGRPWRMRGRILRLTVIRTLLHIIGITAMFSALQFLPLADAVAIAFVMPFIMLLLGRYVLGEEVGARRLVACIVGFIGTLLVIQPSFAEVGLPALLPLIVAVVFALFMLVTRQIAKETDPISLQAVSGVMATVGLVPVLVIGTSLGIWNLSAALPAADLYWLLIAIGVLGTVAHLLMTWSLRYAPSATLAPMQYLEIPVATLIGWAIFSDLPDGLAAVGIMITVAAGLYVILRERATARSAPTETPA; encoded by the coding sequence ATGACTCAGGATCGTCCCGTCTTCGGCATCTTTCTGATGCTCGGTTTTTGCGTGCTCGCGCCCTTGGGGGATGCGATGGCAAAGCTGTTGGGTGAGACGACCCCGTTAGGTCTGCTGGTTACTGTCCGCTTCGCGGTGCAAGCGTTGATACTCATTCCCCTTGTGGTGATGACGGGCCGGCCCTGGCGGATGCGCGGGCGGATTCTGCGCCTGACAGTCATCCGCACGCTGCTGCACATCATCGGCATAACTGCGATGTTCAGCGCGCTCCAGTTCCTGCCTTTGGCTGACGCCGTCGCCATTGCCTTTGTCATGCCGTTCATCATGTTGCTTCTGGGCAGATACGTTCTGGGCGAAGAGGTCGGCGCGCGGCGCCTCGTGGCCTGCATCGTCGGTTTCATCGGCACACTTCTGGTCATACAGCCCAGCTTTGCCGAGGTGGGCCTACCTGCCCTGCTGCCGTTGATCGTCGCCGTGGTCTTTGCGCTGTTCATGCTGGTCACGCGGCAGATTGCCAAGGAAACTGACCCGATTTCCTTGCAGGCTGTGTCTGGCGTCATGGCCACTGTGGGGCTGGTTCCTGTCCTTGTGATCGGAACATCGCTTGGTATCTGGAACCTGTCAGCCGCCTTGCCCGCCGCCGATTTGTATTGGCTGCTGATCGCGATAGGAGTTTTGGGAACTGTCGCGCATCTGCTGATGACATGGTCACTGCGCTATGCACCTTCGGCCACGCTGGCCCCGATGCAATATCTGGAAATCCCGGTGGCAACCCTGATTGGCTGGGCAATCTTCAGCGACCTGCCGGACGGGCTGGCGGCGGTTGGGATCATGATCACCGTCGCCGCCGGTTTGTACGTTATTCTTCGCGAACGGGCCACCGCTCGATCTGCCCCGACAGAAACACCTGCATAA
- a CDS encoding GFA family protein → MRGHCLCGSIKYEIDPPALSCVTCHCDSCRRQCAAPMTTYFAVRDGQWRWIGEEPKRFNSSPGVERSFCPDCGTPISFRSAKMSDVLHLYVATLETPEALQPTLHVSHEERLSWLHLDDNLPTCTGPDYTKVQPLPDA, encoded by the coding sequence ATGCGTGGACATTGCCTGTGCGGCAGCATCAAGTACGAGATTGACCCTCCTGCCCTGTCCTGTGTCACCTGTCATTGCGACAGTTGCCGACGCCAATGCGCCGCGCCGATGACAACCTATTTCGCGGTTCGTGACGGTCAGTGGCGCTGGATCGGGGAAGAGCCGAAACGCTTCAACTCTTCGCCCGGAGTCGAGCGCAGCTTTTGCCCGGATTGCGGCACACCAATCTCATTCCGGTCAGCCAAGATGTCGGATGTGCTGCACCTGTATGTAGCCACTTTGGAGACCCCAGAGGCGTTACAGCCCACGTTGCACGTGTCTCATGAAGAAAGGCTGAGCTGGCTGCATCTGGATGACAACCTGCCCACCTGCACCGGGCCGGATTATACAAAGGTTCAACCCCTGCCGGACGCCTGA